A genomic stretch from Cetobacterium somerae ATCC BAA-474 includes:
- a CDS encoding nucleotidyltransferase: MKKSVGIVVEYNPFHNGHKYHCIKAKEHGDVVVAVMSGDYVQRGEPAFIDRWTRAELALKNGVDIVVELPIFYSTQSAEIFARGAIGILNLMNIEKLVFGSETGDVKKLIERGDLEEQEEFKVELKKQLKEGHSYPTAYSNTLKILDKTDELDSNDILGVEYIKALKFWKSKIEPIAIKREKSGYYSEEIKDGIASATGIRKKIQSGEEIKDVVPDTTYEILKESLEKNSFAKLQDFYPFIRHRILLEKEKLERIQDIEQGYENRIYEAAFSCKEFESFFEKIKSKRYTQGRVQRILIHILLGIEKKQIEKVKEKIPYIRVLGFTKEGQNYLKKLKDEEVEVLTSLKNIQKYLEKDSLDLLEQNEVASKIYAMVNPYEDRKIPIIIK, from the coding sequence ATGAAAAAATCAGTAGGAATAGTTGTAGAATATAATCCCTTTCATAATGGACATAAATATCATTGTATAAAGGCTAAAGAGCACGGTGATGTTGTAGTTGCAGTTATGAGTGGAGATTATGTTCAAAGAGGAGAACCAGCTTTTATAGATAGATGGACAAGAGCGGAGTTAGCTTTAAAAAATGGTGTTGATATAGTGGTGGAGTTGCCGATATTCTATTCAACACAAAGTGCAGAAATATTTGCTAGAGGAGCAATAGGAATATTAAATTTAATGAATATAGAAAAACTAGTTTTTGGGTCTGAAACTGGGGATGTAAAAAAACTAATCGAAAGAGGAGATTTAGAAGAACAAGAGGAGTTTAAAGTAGAACTAAAAAAACAATTGAAAGAGGGACATTCTTATCCAACAGCTTATTCAAATACTTTAAAGATATTAGATAAAACAGATGAGTTAGATTCTAATGATATTTTAGGTGTTGAGTATATTAAGGCTTTAAAATTTTGGAAAAGTAAAATAGAACCAATTGCTATAAAGAGAGAAAAAAGTGGATATTATTCAGAAGAGATAAAAGATGGAATTGCTAGTGCCACTGGTATTAGAAAAAAAATTCAATCTGGAGAAGAGATAAAAGATGTTGTACCAGATACAACATATGAAATATTAAAAGAGAGTTTAGAAAAAAATAGCTTTGCAAAATTACAAGATTTTTATCCTTTTATAAGACATAGAATACTTTTAGAAAAAGAAAAACTAGAAAGAATTCAAGATATTGAACAGGGATATGAAAATAGAATATATGAGGCTGCTTTTTCTTGTAAGGAATTTGAAAGTTTTTTTGAAAAAATAAAAAGTAAAAGATATACTCAAGGAAGAGTTCAGAGAATTTTAATTCACATACTTTTAGGAATAGAAAAAAAGCAAATAGAAAAAGTAAAAGAAAAAATTCCTTATATAAGAGTTTTAGGATTTACTAAAGAGGGACAAAATTATTTAAAAAAATTAAAAGATGAAGAAGTAGAAGTTTTGACTTCATTAAAAAATATACAAAAATATTTAGAGAAAGATTCCTTAGATTTATTAGAACAAAATGAAGTGGCAAGTAAAATTTATGCAATGGTAAATCCGTATGAGGATAGAAAAATACCTATAATTATAAAGTAG
- a CDS encoding type III pantothenate kinase → MLLAVDIGNTHIVTGLLNPKGEVLLSFRVSSNEKLTEDEYFSYLKNICDFNGVEIKELNGIVISSVVPNLIGIFQFLGRKYFKIEPMIIDLNLKLPFSFAENLQINGFGADRIIDIAQAIIDYPKKNLVIFDLGTATTYEVLKDGVYIGGGILPGIEMSINALFGNTAKLPKVKFSTPESVLGRNTAEQIQAGIFYGYAGQLKNIIHEIKKIVPDPYIIATGGLGKILFAEIQEIDEYCPELSLRGLYTLYQMNK, encoded by the coding sequence ATGCTTTTAGCTGTAGATATTGGAAATACTCATATTGTTACTGGTTTACTTAATCCAAAAGGAGAGGTTCTACTTAGCTTTAGAGTATCTTCAAATGAAAAATTAACTGAGGATGAATACTTTTCATACTTGAAAAATATATGTGATTTTAATGGTGTTGAAATTAAAGAATTAAATGGAATTGTTATTTCATCTGTCGTTCCAAATTTAATTGGAATATTTCAATTTCTAGGAAGAAAATACTTTAAAATTGAACCTATGATTATAGATTTAAATTTAAAACTTCCATTTTCTTTTGCTGAAAATCTTCAAATAAATGGTTTTGGTGCTGATAGAATTATTGATATTGCCCAAGCTATAATTGATTATCCAAAGAAAAATCTTGTTATATTCGATCTTGGAACTGCAACTACATATGAGGTTTTAAAAGATGGAGTTTATATTGGAGGTGGAATTTTACCTGGAATAGAGATGTCTATTAATGCTTTATTTGGAAATACTGCTAAACTTCCTAAAGTTAAATTTAGTACTCCAGAAAGTGTTCTTGGTAGAAATACTGCTGAACAAATTCAAGCTGGAATTTTCTACGGTTATGCTGGGCAATTAAAAAATATCATACATGAAATAAAAAAAATTGTTCCTGATCCATATATTATAGCTACAGGAGGTCTAGGAAAAATTCTTTTTGCAGAGATTCAAGAAATCGATGAATATTGTCCTGAATTAAGTCTTAGAGGTTTATATACTCTTTATCAAATGAATAAATAA
- the modA gene encoding molybdate ABC transporter substrate-binding protein, producing the protein MKNIIFIFIILFQSIFSKEILISGAASLKEYLEKNIQEYKAIDPELTISLNLGGSGTLKRQLEQGGDVDVIFLANRDYMIDLKNNNYIFNEEVILENSLVLIKNNNTSSNNGVLAIGDPMYVPAGQYATEVLNNLPLKDYSLVHGKDVRSVLSYVELGEADFGIVYLTDAKLLKNSKVIEVFPTNLHKPIEYSIGISKTTKNKEDAEKFLKFLRGKGWE; encoded by the coding sequence ATGAAAAATATTATTTTTATTTTCATTATTTTATTTCAATCTATTTTTTCTAAAGAGATTTTAATAAGTGGTGCAGCGTCTTTAAAAGAGTATTTAGAAAAAAATATTCAAGAATACAAAGCTATAGATCCTGAATTGACTATCTCTTTAAATTTAGGAGGTTCTGGAACTTTAAAAAGACAACTAGAACAGGGTGGAGATGTTGATGTTATTTTTCTTGCTAACAGAGATTATATGATTGATTTAAAAAATAATAATTATATATTCAATGAAGAAGTTATTTTAGAAAACTCTTTAGTTTTAATAAAAAATAACAACACATCTTCTAATAACGGTGTTTTAGCTATTGGTGACCCTATGTATGTTCCTGCTGGCCAATATGCAACTGAAGTTTTAAATAACCTTCCATTAAAAGATTACTCTTTAGTGCACGGAAAAGATGTTAGAAGTGTACTTTCTTATGTTGAATTAGGAGAAGCCGATTTTGGTATAGTTTATTTAACAGATGCAAAGTTGTTAAAAAATTCTAAAGTTATTGAAGTTTTTCCAACAAATCTTCATAAACCAATTGAATATTCAATTGGTATTTCAAAAACAACTAAAAATAAAGAGGATGCTGAGAAATTTTTAAAATTTTTAAGAGGAAAAGGTTGGGAATGA
- a CDS encoding molybdate ABC transporter permease subunit: protein MITPLKLSLSIVFLSLTFNLLFSIILYFSFNNKNNLKKIIEFIVTLPIFLPPSVIGYMLIIFLGKNSFIGKVFYNLFSFRFIFSFEGAAIAAIIVSLPIIYQGVKVGFDTIDKAYIETAQCLGVSKLNMIKYVYLPLSYRKVFSGVILGIGRAFGEFGATILIAGNIPGRTQTLPLALYSAIESGNYSSANEVLIILLFFSGLFLILYILLTKKES, encoded by the coding sequence ATGATTACACCTCTTAAATTGTCTTTAAGTATTGTTTTTTTATCTCTAACATTTAATTTACTTTTTAGTATTATACTTTATTTTTCCTTTAATAATAAAAATAATCTAAAAAAAATAATAGAATTTATAGTTACTTTACCTATTTTTTTACCTCCTTCTGTTATTGGATATATGTTGATTATTTTTTTAGGAAAAAATAGTTTTATTGGAAAAGTTTTTTATAACCTTTTTAGCTTTAGATTTATATTTTCTTTTGAAGGAGCGGCTATTGCTGCAATAATAGTTTCTCTGCCTATAATATACCAAGGCGTTAAAGTTGGGTTTGATACTATTGATAAAGCTTATATAGAAACAGCGCAATGCCTCGGGGTCTCTAAATTAAATATGATTAAGTATGTTTACCTTCCATTAAGTTATCGAAAAGTTTTTTCTGGAGTTATTCTAGGAATTGGGCGAGCTTTTGGAGAATTTGGAGCAACTATTTTAATTGCTGGAAATATTCCTGGAAGAACTCAAACTTTACCATTAGCTTTATACTCTGCTATTGAGTCTGGAAATTATTCCTCAGCTAATGAAGTTTTAATAATTTTATTATTTTTTAGTGGTTTATTCTTAATATTATATATTTTACTTACAAAAAAAGAGAGCTAA
- the frr gene encoding ribosome recycling factor, with translation MSAQVIMNDCKDKMNKAIESTKHKFASIRAGRANVSMLDGIKIEQYGSLMPLNQVGTVSAPEARLLVIDPWDKSVIPTIEKSIMTSNLGLTPNNDGKVIRLMIPELTADRRKEYVKFAKTEAENGKVAVRNIRKDMNNNLRKLEKEGEITEDDLKRFEDDVQKLTDATIKTIDQLLALKEKEITTV, from the coding sequence ATGAGCGCACAAGTAATAATGAATGATTGTAAAGATAAAATGAATAAAGCTATCGAATCTACAAAGCATAAATTTGCATCAATAAGAGCAGGTAGAGCTAACGTTTCAATGTTAGATGGAATAAAAATAGAGCAATATGGATCATTAATGCCATTAAATCAAGTTGGAACTGTATCAGCTCCAGAAGCTAGATTATTAGTAATCGATCCTTGGGATAAATCAGTTATACCTACAATTGAAAAGTCTATAATGACTTCAAATTTAGGATTAACTCCAAACAACGATGGAAAAGTTATTAGATTAATGATACCTGAGTTAACTGCTGATAGAAGAAAAGAGTATGTAAAATTTGCTAAGACTGAAGCAGAAAATGGAAAAGTTGCAGTTAGAAATATCAGAAAAGATATGAACAATAACTTAAGAAAGTTAGAGAAAGAAGGAGAAATAACTGAGGACGATTTAAAGAGATTTGAAGATGATGTTCAAAAGTTAACAGATGCAACAATTAAAACAATTGATCAACTTCTTGCTTTAAAAGAAAAAGAGATTACAACTGTATAA
- the pyrH gene encoding UMP kinase, producing the protein MKPIYNRILLKLSGEALMGDQEFGISSETITSYAKQIKEIADLGVEVGIVIGGGNIFRGLSGTEQGIDRVTGDHMGMLATVINSLALQNAIELLGVPTRVQTAIEIPKVAEPFIKRKAQRHLEKGRVVIFGGGTGNPYFTTDTAAALRAIEINADVVIKATKVDGIYDKDPVKFADAKKYTDVTYTEVLNKDLKVMDATAISLCRENKLPIVVFDSLTEGNIKRVVLGEKIGTTVING; encoded by the coding sequence ATGAAGCCAATTTATAATAGAATTCTATTAAAATTAAGTGGAGAAGCTTTAATGGGAGACCAAGAATTTGGAATCTCTTCAGAGACAATAACTTCATATGCTAAACAAATAAAAGAGATAGCAGACTTAGGAGTAGAAGTAGGAATAGTTATCGGTGGTGGTAATATATTTAGAGGATTATCTGGAACTGAACAAGGAATAGACAGAGTAACTGGAGATCACATGGGTATGTTAGCAACAGTTATAAACTCACTGGCTCTTCAAAACGCAATTGAATTATTAGGAGTACCTACAAGAGTACAAACTGCAATCGAAATTCCAAAGGTAGCTGAACCTTTTATAAAGAGAAAGGCCCAAAGACATTTAGAGAAGGGTAGAGTTGTAATATTTGGTGGTGGAACAGGTAACCCTTATTTCACAACTGATACAGCAGCAGCACTTAGAGCGATAGAGATTAACGCAGATGTTGTAATAAAAGCAACTAAAGTTGATGGAATCTATGATAAGGATCCTGTAAAGTTTGCTGATGCAAAAAAATATACAGATGTTACTTATACAGAGGTTTTAAATAAAGATTTAAAAGTTATGGATGCAACTGCAATCTCTTTATGTAGAGAAAATAAGTTACCAATAGTTGTATTTGATTCATTAACAGAGGGAAATATAAAAAGAGTAGTTCTTGGTGAAAAAATAGGAACAACAGTAATAAACGGATAA
- the tsf gene encoding translation elongation factor Ts, whose translation MAEITAKLVKELRDRTGAGMMDCKKALGETNGDIEKAIDLLREKGIAKAAKKSGRTAAEGLIFDGVSADNKTAVVLEFNSETDFVAKNDEFKALGAKMVEIALRPEIKTVEDLKAAEIDGVTVETTITNLIAKIGENMSLRRFEKVTTEGFVTTYNHLGGKLGVIVEMTGEATEANITKAKDIAMHVAAMDPKYVDRSVVTTDDLDREREISRKQLEAEGKPAQIIEKILVGKMNKFYEESCLVDQIFVKAENKETVAEYAGDIKVVSFARYKVGEGIEKEEVDFAAEVAAQLNA comes from the coding sequence ATGGCAGAGATTACAGCAAAATTAGTAAAAGAACTAAGAGATAGAACTGGTGCTGGAATGATGGATTGTAAAAAAGCATTAGGAGAAACAAACGGAGATATCGAAAAAGCGATAGACTTACTAAGAGAGAAAGGAATTGCTAAAGCTGCTAAGAAATCAGGAAGAACAGCTGCAGAGGGATTAATATTTGACGGTGTTTCTGCTGATAACAAAACAGCAGTAGTATTAGAGTTCAACTCTGAGACAGACTTCGTTGCTAAAAACGATGAGTTCAAAGCTTTAGGAGCAAAAATGGTAGAGATCGCTTTAAGACCAGAGATCAAAACTGTTGAAGATTTAAAAGCTGCTGAGATTGATGGAGTTACAGTTGAAACAACTATAACTAACTTAATCGCAAAAATCGGAGAGAACATGTCTCTAAGAAGATTTGAAAAAGTAACTACTGAAGGGTTTGTAACTACTTACAACCACTTAGGAGGAAAATTAGGAGTTATCGTTGAGATGACTGGAGAGGCAACAGAAGCTAACATTACTAAAGCTAAGGATATCGCAATGCACGTAGCAGCTATGGATCCTAAATATGTTGACAGATCAGTTGTAACAACAGATGATTTAGATAGAGAGAGAGAGATTTCTAGAAAGCAATTAGAAGCTGAAGGAAAACCTGCTCAAATTATCGAAAAGATTTTAGTTGGAAAAATGAACAAGTTCTATGAGGAGAGCTGTTTAGTTGACCAAATTTTCGTAAAAGCTGAAAATAAAGAGACAGTTGCAGAGTACGCAGGAGATATTAAAGTAGTTTCTTTCGCTAGATACAAAGTTGGAGAAGGAATCGAAAAAGAAGAAGTAGATTTCGCAGCAGAGGTTGCAGCTCAACTTAACGCGTAA